In Bartonella bovis 91-4, the following proteins share a genomic window:
- a CDS encoding autotransporter outer membrane beta-barrel domain-containing protein — protein sequence MLKEYKCLCVFTVSVLCFFQNIDVNAQLNNQIPPQPKSIVAGKDETIIITNIDPGGLVHFISRIKPQVPGSREPVVPILLEKNPSLLQQLKVDQGGMIAISDGVVFANSLIKVASVAANAGSNISLVRTDIIIKGAPQTTDSNTGLFTVFSAKSVMNSGVVNFLHGTGVRAWAGGTTVLDGVEIIGHGDNRDSVKNNMAFHVRLGGGIDFKNGSVDVVRAHGMQLDNLPVELPINLSKSGEVSSVQPSVNKINIENSTIKVKGDTSYGIYFYENRSERKRGVAAGLVSLKKTVLRVSNSAAIYSSGTKGYIALSKSEISGDLLLETRDRSSVAVMADASLLIGGARVFNENTGELYLTNGSRWVITRSETQEQLVSSVSYVMIKDSSIIFERPTFDDYKTLHIGEGSGEAYNAQGGGAQIYVNASLERGGRSGNQKSDQILIHGDVSGSTTVHVLGVSDDLREQGNTGKNDPSISVIQVSGKAKKDSFILHSDYVTLPNHPYQYHLIAYGPGSEFGKADPRRRLVEGKGDFWDFRLENKYIKFGVKAVVPQVPTYLLLPNALFYAGLMDVNNQTELLGTMVTSFDPFFSGKPAFSIRGYGGSHNYTSNLSSSEYGYNGKFGYHAIEVAALLSRLESEQNSAFIGVIGTYGKLSLQPQDVEKSKKSAFNNWSLTAYASLQHNTGVYVNGLLSYGLSRGDVETLARGKTARITSRPLRASLTGGKTFLTGYEGLIFEPQMQLVYQYLMFNSARDIGGGDIKIGSPSQLTTRLGGQLTKTLTRIGRERLVSFYGKLHLMSSFGGKQFVQFKDTFQVGMFGSSMEAGVGVQAQLSSQIAVHGDVVYQQKLTKAGLSGSTFSGGLRYRF from the coding sequence ATGCTTAAAGAATATAAGTGTTTATGTGTTTTTACAGTAAGTGTTCTTTGTTTTTTTCAAAATATAGACGTTAACGCACAACTAAATAATCAAATTCCTCCGCAACCAAAATCAATTGTTGCAGGAAAGGATGAGACTATTATTATCACTAATATAGATCCCGGAGGTCTTGTTCATTTTATATCTAGAATAAAGCCACAAGTGCCAGGTTCTAGGGAACCGGTGGTTCCAATACTACTCGAAAAAAATCCAAGTTTACTCCAACAGCTTAAAGTTGATCAGGGTGGAATGATTGCAATAAGTGACGGGGTAGTTTTCGCAAATTCTTTAATAAAAGTAGCTTCTGTAGCAGCCAATGCAGGTTCAAATATTAGTTTGGTAAGAACGGATATTATTATAAAGGGGGCTCCACAAACTACAGATAGTAATACTGGTTTGTTTACTGTCTTTTCGGCGAAAAGTGTGATGAACAGTGGGGTGGTTAATTTTTTACATGGAACAGGTGTTAGGGCGTGGGCAGGAGGAACTACTGTTTTAGATGGGGTAGAAATTATTGGACACGGTGATAACAGAGATAGTGTAAAAAATAATATGGCTTTTCACGTACGTTTGGGTGGAGGGATTGACTTTAAGAATGGTAGTGTTGATGTTGTTCGTGCTCATGGTATGCAGCTTGATAATTTACCTGTTGAGTTACCTATAAATCTTTCAAAGAGTGGGGAGGTATCGTCTGTTCAACCTAGTGTTAATAAGATTAACATTGAAAATTCAACTATTAAGGTGAAAGGTGATACGTCTTACGGTATATATTTCTATGAAAATAGATCAGAAAGAAAGCGAGGGGTTGCAGCAGGGCTTGTTTCTTTGAAAAAGACGGTTCTTCGTGTTTCAAATAGTGCGGCTATTTATAGTTCTGGAACTAAAGGTTATATTGCCTTATCAAAATCAGAGATTTCTGGTGATTTATTATTAGAAACTAGAGATCGATCTTCTGTAGCAGTTATGGCTGATGCTTCTTTACTGATTGGTGGTGCTCGCGTTTTTAATGAAAATACTGGTGAACTTTATTTAACTAACGGTTCGAGATGGGTTATAACAAGAAGTGAAACTCAAGAGCAGCTGGTGTCATCTGTTTCATATGTGATGATCAAAGATAGTTCTATTATTTTTGAAAGACCAACCTTTGATGATTATAAAACTCTGCACATTGGAGAAGGATCAGGTGAGGCTTACAATGCGCAGGGCGGTGGTGCACAGATTTATGTTAATGCATCTTTGGAAAGGGGGGGGCGATCAGGTAATCAAAAATCTGATCAAATTTTGATTCATGGTGATGTTTCTGGAAGTACTACAGTTCATGTGCTTGGGGTATCAGATGATTTAAGGGAACAAGGGAATACTGGTAAAAATGATCCAAGTATATCAGTCATACAGGTTTCTGGAAAAGCAAAGAAGGATTCTTTTATATTACATTCTGATTATGTGACGCTGCCTAATCACCCTTATCAATATCACCTTATTGCTTATGGTCCTGGTTCTGAATTTGGAAAAGCGGATCCTCGGCGCAGATTGGTTGAAGGGAAGGGGGACTTTTGGGATTTCCGCCTTGAAAATAAATATATTAAGTTTGGGGTTAAAGCGGTTGTTCCACAAGTTCCAACTTATCTGCTTTTGCCTAATGCTTTGTTTTATGCTGGGTTGATGGATGTCAACAATCAAACCGAGCTGTTAGGGACAATGGTGACGTCGTTTGATCCATTTTTTAGTGGAAAGCCGGCTTTTTCTATACGTGGTTATGGTGGTAGTCATAATTACACCTCTAATTTGTCTTCTTCAGAGTATGGTTATAACGGAAAGTTTGGTTACCATGCGATAGAGGTAGCTGCTCTTTTGAGTAGGTTGGAAAGTGAACAAAATAGTGCATTTATTGGAGTTATCGGAACTTATGGTAAATTATCGCTCCAACCTCAAGATGTTGAAAAAAGTAAAAAAAGTGCTTTTAATAACTGGTCTTTAACAGCTTATGCTAGTTTGCAACATAATACAGGGGTTTATGTCAATGGTCTTTTATCGTATGGTTTATCTCGAGGAGATGTTGAAACGCTTGCACGAGGCAAAACAGCAAGAATAACAAGCAGACCATTGCGGGCATCTTTAACAGGTGGTAAGACTTTTTTGACTGGGTATGAAGGTCTTATTTTTGAGCCACAAATGCAGCTTGTTTATCAATATTTGATGTTTAATTCCGCTCGGGATATTGGGGGGGGTGATATTAAAATAGGATCTCCTAGCCAATTAACAACGCGACTGGGTGGGCAGCTTACTAAAACTCTTACTAGAATTGGAAGGGAGCGTTTAGTTTCCTTCTATGGAAAGCTGCATCTTATGAGTAGCTTTGGAGGAAAGCAGTTTGTGCAGTTTAAAGATACATTCCAGGTGGGTATGTTTGGTTCTTCTATGGAAGCAGGGGTGGGTGTGCAAGCTCAATTGTCCTCGCAGATAGCTGTACATGGCGATGTGGTTTATCAGCAAAAATTAACTAAAGCTGGTCTTTCGGGAAGTACTTTCTCAGGAGGGTTACGTTATCGTTTCTGA
- a CDS encoding biotin transporter BioY produces the protein MTTKDLAYTALFVALYAILGLFPPIFLPFFNGVPITAQSMGPMLAGSILGAKRGALASALFLLLVAIGLPLLAGGRGGIGSFLGVGGGYLIGFPIAAFFIGFMVQLFWLRLNFITLVIINIIGGVGIVHLFGVLWLAYVAKISWLVALTSSLSFIIGDFLKALIASFIAITIKKSVPLIHLKEE, from the coding sequence ATGACTACAAAAGATCTAGCTTATACCGCTTTATTTGTTGCCCTTTATGCAATTTTAGGTCTTTTTCCTCCTATCTTTCTCCCTTTTTTTAACGGAGTTCCCATTACCGCTCAATCCATGGGGCCAATGTTAGCAGGATCTATACTTGGAGCAAAAAGAGGAGCTTTAGCATCAGCATTATTTCTCTTACTTGTTGCCATTGGCCTACCTTTGTTGGCTGGTGGACGTGGAGGCATTGGTAGCTTTTTAGGAGTGGGAGGTGGTTATTTGATTGGTTTTCCAATTGCTGCATTTTTTATTGGCTTCATGGTCCAATTGTTTTGGCTACGGTTAAATTTTATAACATTAGTAATCATAAATATCATAGGTGGTGTTGGGATTGTGCATCTTTTTGGAGTATTGTGGTTAGCCTACGTTGCTAAAATTTCTTGGTTGGTAGCTTTGACGAGCTCATTAAGTTTTATAATAGGCGATTTTTTAAAAGCCTTGATTGCATCTTTTATAGCAATTACAATTAAAAAATCTGTCCCTCTGATTCACTTAAAAGAAGAATAA
- a CDS encoding siderophore ABC transporter substrate-binding protein — MSFATFSWANITIEHVSGSTSISNSPQKVVVFDLASLDNMNHLGVNVVVGVPEGKKPVYLQHFDDTRYEKIGTFFEPNYEKIAAFRPDLIIISSRTQSKYKDLSKIAPTIDLTVGNENSLKDIERNITILGKIFNKEKEAEQEITKLNEKLAKVRKNTKGKGTGLILMTSGGKISALGPKSRFDILHSSFGIAPATDKLIVQKHGQLISPEFIFDTNPDWLLVIDRDAAIGREGQSAAQLLDNELIHRITAWKQNQIIYLDSWSWYRASGGLTGLYEATQQINEAFAKSK, encoded by the coding sequence ATGAGTTTTGCAACTTTTTCTTGGGCAAACATAACCATTGAGCATGTCTCAGGTTCTACTTCTATTTCCAATTCTCCTCAAAAAGTTGTAGTGTTTGACCTTGCATCACTTGATAATATGAACCACCTTGGTGTTAATGTAGTTGTCGGTGTTCCTGAAGGTAAAAAGCCTGTATACCTGCAACATTTTGATGATACACGTTATGAAAAAATTGGTACTTTTTTTGAACCAAATTATGAAAAAATTGCTGCCTTTAGGCCTGATCTTATTATCATCTCTTCACGCACTCAGTCTAAATATAAAGATTTATCAAAAATTGCCCCAACTATTGACTTGACAGTAGGAAACGAAAACTCTCTAAAAGACATCGAGCGCAATATCACTATTCTTGGAAAAATTTTTAACAAAGAAAAAGAAGCTGAACAAGAAATTACGAAACTCAACGAAAAATTAGCAAAAGTTCGTAAAAATACCAAAGGAAAAGGTACAGGGCTAATACTTATGACTTCTGGTGGAAAAATAAGTGCTTTGGGCCCAAAGTCACGTTTTGATATTCTTCATTCCAGTTTTGGAATTGCTCCTGCAACAGACAAACTGATTGTGCAAAAGCATGGACAACTCATTTCCCCTGAATTTATTTTCGACACCAATCCTGATTGGTTATTGGTTATTGATCGTGATGCTGCAATCGGACGGGAAGGACAATCTGCAGCACAACTTCTCGATAACGAACTTATTCATCGTATAACAGCTTGGAAACAAAACCAGATCATCTATCTGGATTCTTGGAGCTGGTACAGAGCAAGTGGTGGTCTAACCGGATTATATGAAGCAACACAACAAATCAATGAAGCTTTTGCAAAAAGTAAATAA
- a CDS encoding ABC transporter permease, with translation MKSHWIAIIVIALLSVVSIFVGYSDVTPSNLLSGDTDAWLLFWQTRIPRTAAVLLAGMALALSGMIMQLLTRNRFVEPSTAGTVESASLGILFVMIFVPNMPILGKMTVATTFAMAGTLLFMFLLRQIPLKSTFIVPLTGIMLGYVIGSLTNAVADYEMLLPSLQAYLFGSFSMILDGKYELLWLSLPLCILAYFTADRFTVASFGEDLTNNLGLNYRAVMLWGIFIVALITSVVVCTVGRIPFVGLIVPNLVSSYRGDNMRHSAPWVAISGAGMVLICDLLGRIIHHSFEIPISVMMGIIGSFIFILLLLYWRKRFG, from the coding sequence ATGAAAAGTCACTGGATAGCCATAATAGTTATTGCTTTACTTTCTGTCGTAAGTATTTTTGTTGGTTATTCCGATGTAACACCTTCTAACCTATTATCAGGAGATACAGATGCGTGGCTTCTTTTCTGGCAAACACGTATTCCCCGCACAGCTGCAGTGCTTTTAGCAGGCATGGCACTTGCACTCTCAGGTATGATTATGCAACTTCTTACGCGCAATCGTTTCGTTGAACCCTCAACAGCTGGAACTGTCGAATCTGCATCGCTTGGTATTCTATTTGTTATGATTTTTGTTCCCAATATGCCTATTCTTGGGAAAATGACTGTTGCCACAACCTTTGCTATGGCTGGCACCTTGCTCTTTATGTTTTTATTACGCCAAATTCCCTTAAAATCTACTTTCATTGTACCACTTACAGGAATTATGCTGGGATATGTTATTGGTTCCTTAACCAACGCTGTTGCCGATTATGAAATGCTACTTCCTTCTCTTCAGGCTTATTTGTTTGGTAGTTTCTCAATGATTCTTGACGGAAAATATGAACTGTTATGGCTATCTCTTCCGTTATGTATACTTGCCTATTTTACCGCTGACCGCTTTACAGTGGCTAGTTTTGGAGAAGATTTAACCAATAATCTTGGCCTTAATTACCGTGCTGTCATGTTATGGGGAATTTTTATTGTTGCACTAATTACTTCTGTGGTTGTATGTACAGTTGGTCGTATTCCCTTTGTTGGACTCATTGTTCCAAATCTCGTTTCAAGTTACAGAGGCGACAATATGCGCCATAGTGCTCCTTGGGTGGCGATTAGCGGTGCAGGAATGGTGTTAATTTGCGATCTTTTAGGGCGAATTATTCACCATTCTTTTGAAATTCCTATCAGCGTAATGATGGGCATTATTGGCAGTTTTATTTTCATTTTGCTTCTTTTATACTGGAGAAAACGTTTTGGGTAA
- a CDS encoding ABC transporter ATP-binding protein has product MIEINHLSKTYGARLVIDNLCLHLPKGGIISLIGPNGSGKSTLLMMIRRLLPSDKGTINIDGLDIYKTPHDVLAKKLSLLRQDNPLSVRLTVYDLVSFGRYPYSKGRYTNEDKQFIDSAIRYLGLQNLKTRFLDELSGGQRQRAFIAMVICQDTHYVLLDEPLNNLDMKHSASIMKQLHRTAYELKKTILLVMHDINFASSYSDMIVALKDGKTAYCGKPKEIMRPEILKEIYDMDIQVKTINNVPIALYYQ; this is encoded by the coding sequence ATGATTGAAATCAATCATCTTTCCAAAACTTATGGAGCCAGATTGGTTATTGATAATTTATGCCTTCATCTACCAAAGGGCGGAATTATTTCTCTTATTGGCCCCAATGGTTCGGGAAAATCAACTCTTTTAATGATGATAAGACGTCTTTTGCCAAGTGATAAAGGTACAATTAACATCGATGGTCTTGATATTTATAAAACGCCCCATGATGTTTTGGCTAAAAAACTCTCACTTCTGCGCCAAGATAATCCTTTATCGGTTCGCTTAACCGTGTACGATTTAGTAAGCTTTGGGCGTTATCCTTATTCAAAAGGTCGATATACCAATGAAGATAAACAATTCATTGATAGCGCTATCCGATATCTCGGTTTACAAAACCTAAAAACACGATTTTTAGATGAACTTTCTGGAGGGCAGCGTCAACGAGCTTTTATTGCGATGGTCATCTGTCAAGATACTCATTATGTACTATTAGACGAACCGTTGAATAATCTTGATATGAAACATTCTGCTTCTATAATGAAGCAATTACACCGTACTGCCTATGAACTAAAAAAAACCATTCTTCTTGTCATGCATGATATCAATTTTGCATCATCTTATTCAGATATGATTGTTGCACTCAAAGATGGTAAAACAGCTTATTGTGGCAAGCCAAAAGAAATTATGCGTCCAGAAATTCTCAAAGAAATTTACGATATGGATATTCAAGTAAAAACAATCAATAATGTGCCTATAGCTCTTTATTATCAATAA
- a CDS encoding iron chelate uptake ABC transporter family permease subunit has protein sequence MGKKKATLLVLTTLIVVACVVSSLYMTWNVTIYTWTFRLTKLVSLFLIAYTIAVSTVLFQTIINNRLLTPSIIGFDQLYILIKTITLYYLGSLSLPFLNEEGQFLFESLILIVFSISLFHFLFSGNLKGFHLTLLIGVVLGGFFFSLRMFMQLQLNPDQMMNLTDIMFANFNKLNTSLVSFSAIIVLIISLVGWRLHYLLDVLALGHEAALNLGVDYRKNATVILVFVSILVSISTALVGPVTFLGLLIANLSYELSPQAKHNVVVPIAILLAIICLVGGQFILEQIFNMGGRLSFIIECCGGIVFLTLLMKGKIK, from the coding sequence TTGGGTAAAAAGAAAGCAACTCTTCTCGTATTAACAACACTTATTGTCGTAGCGTGTGTTGTAAGCAGCCTTTATATGACATGGAATGTAACCATTTATACGTGGACATTTCGTTTAACAAAATTAGTTTCTCTTTTTCTTATTGCTTATACAATAGCTGTTTCTACTGTTTTATTTCAAACAATTATTAACAATCGTCTTCTTACTCCTTCTATTATCGGATTTGATCAACTTTATATTTTAATTAAAACTATTACCCTTTATTACCTTGGATCCCTTTCTTTGCCTTTTTTAAATGAAGAAGGACAATTTCTTTTTGAATCTCTTATTTTAATTGTTTTCTCAATAAGTCTTTTTCATTTTCTATTTTCAGGAAACCTTAAAGGGTTTCATCTTACTCTTTTAATTGGTGTTGTTTTAGGCGGATTTTTTTTCAGCTTACGTATGTTTATGCAATTACAACTCAATCCAGATCAAATGATGAATTTAACGGACATTATGTTTGCAAATTTTAATAAATTAAATACATCATTAGTAAGTTTTTCTGCAATCATTGTCCTCATCATTAGCTTGGTTGGTTGGCGCTTACATTATTTGCTTGATGTTCTTGCTCTCGGGCATGAAGCTGCTCTTAATCTTGGAGTTGATTACCGCAAAAACGCTACAGTTATTCTCGTTTTTGTCTCTATTCTTGTATCCATTTCGACAGCACTTGTTGGGCCAGTTACATTTTTGGGATTGTTAATTGCCAACTTGTCTTACGAATTATCACCTCAGGCAAAACACAATGTTGTCGTGCCAATCGCAATATTATTAGCTATCATTTGTTTGGTTGGGGGACAATTTATCTTAGAGCAAATTTTTAATATGGGAGGACGCCTGAGTTTTATTATTGAATGTTGTGGTGGAATTGTTTTCTTAACTTTATTGATGAAGGGAAAAATCAAATGA
- a CDS encoding energy-coupling factor transporter transmembrane component T family protein — protein MISLYLPRDTFIHRLRPGVKLLFLTACGTIISIVSSIPILCLFLLLVILLYGIAKIPLSNIIRQLKLVSIFLILIFIFQAIFNSWLTGFEIILHFIILIPLASLISFTTKVSDMMNSIEAGLQPFRRFGINPSKLSIILSMAIRFIPVVNEKFNEVREAQKARGLDTNIIALAIPIIIRIIRMASEVAEALEARSYDGNIDDTLSKDDGNTHIERII, from the coding sequence ATGATCAGTCTATACCTTCCCCGAGATACATTTATTCATAGACTTCGACCGGGAGTTAAGCTACTTTTTCTTACTGCATGTGGAACTATTATATCCATAGTTTCATCTATACCTATTTTATGCCTGTTTTTATTATTAGTAATTTTATTATATGGAATTGCTAAGATTCCTTTGAGCAATATAATAAGACAGCTTAAACTGGTAAGCATATTTTTAATCCTTATATTTATTTTTCAAGCTATTTTTAATAGTTGGCTGACGGGCTTTGAAATTATACTACATTTTATTATTCTTATTCCTTTAGCATCCCTTATTTCATTCACAACAAAAGTTTCTGATATGATGAATTCAATTGAAGCAGGACTTCAACCTTTCCGACGCTTTGGTATCAATCCATCAAAATTGAGTATAATTTTATCTATGGCAATCAGATTTATTCCAGTTGTTAATGAAAAATTCAATGAAGTACGTGAAGCACAAAAAGCACGTGGATTGGATACAAATATTATAGCTCTTGCAATACCTATAATTATACGAATAATAAGAATGGCTTCAGAAGTTGCTGAGGCACTAGAGGCTCGTTCTTATGACGGTAATATTGATGATACACTTTCTAAGGATGATGGAAACACTCATATTGAAAGAATAATTTGA